A stretch of the Malus sylvestris chromosome 10, drMalSylv7.2, whole genome shotgun sequence genome encodes the following:
- the LOC126586804 gene encoding uncharacterized protein LOC126586804 has translation MASRATVHPADHHATENHHTEAAPEIEAKDLDLVLENDNTKATDFDNDDKSEELEADVEEKVFDVMPGRGDDDKSEKGVSKLLAEIEMLDSMIERSTVGLLDLQVMKEEMEAQEREMEWKMSESLALKTAMEELKRKKSEELVGKKKAASGWWRTKWSLPVVALAACAGIVAAVALAGNVKADNRKKNKPNKIKTL, from the exons ATGGCGAGCCGCGCTACCGTCCACCCCGCCGATCATCATGCGACGGAGAACCACCACACCGAGGCAGCTCCTGAAATCGAAGCCAAAGACCTCGATTTGGTCCTCGAAAACGATAACACGAAAGCCACAGACTTCGACAACGACGACAAGTCGGAAGAACTCGAAGCTGATGTTGAAGAGAAGGTGTTCGACGTAATGCCTGGGAGAGGAGATGACGATAAAAGCGAGAAGGGGGTTTCTAAACTGCTTGCGGAAATTGAGATGCTGGATTCGATGATAGAGAGGAGCACGGTTGGGTTGCTTGATTTGCAAGTAATGAAAGAGGAAATGGAAGCgcaggagagagagatggagtggAAGATGAGCGAGTCATTGGCGTTGAAGACGGCAATGGAGGAGctgaagagaaagaagagtgAGGAGCTGGTGGGAAAGAAGAAGGCGGCGAGTGGATGGTGGAGGACAAAGTGGTCTTTGCCTGTGGTGGCGTTGGCGGCGTGTGCTGGGATCGTAGCTGCTGTGGCTTTGGCTGGAAATGTGAAGGCTGACAATAGAAAGAAGAACAAACCAAACAAGATCAAGACATT ATGA
- the LOC126586830 gene encoding membrane protein PM19L-like → MAYQQLKPVAGLLLALNFCMYVIVLGIGGWAMNRAIDHGFVIGPSFDLPAHFSPIYFPMGNAATGFFVTFALLAGVVGVASAISGINHLRSWTYESLPSAATAGTIAWTLTVLAMGFGCKEIELRIRNSRLRTMEAFLIILSATQLLYLAVIHTVVSRR, encoded by the exons ATGGCCTACCAGCAGTTAAAACCCGTTGCCGGACTGCTTTTGGCTCTCAATTTCTGCATGTATGTCATCGTTTTGGGCATTGGAGGCTGGGCAATGAACCGAGCAATCGACCACGGTTTTGTTATTG GTCCTAGTTTTGATCTCCCGGCACATTTTTCGCCAATATATTTCCCCATGGGGAACGCTGCTACAGGGTTCTTTGTGACATTCGCTCTGCTCGCTGGAGTTGTTGGCGTAGCTTCAGCTATTTCCGGTATCAACCATCTCCGATCTTGGACCTATGAGAGCTTGCCGTCTGCAGCCACAGCTGGCACCATTGCCTGGACCCTCACCGTACTTGCCATGGG CTTCGGTTGCAAGGAGATCGAGCTTCGGATCAGAAATTCCCGATTG AGAACAATGGAGGCCTTCTTGATCATCCTTTCGGCGACGCAGCTTCTGTATTTAGCAGTCATTCATACCGTTGTATCGAGGAGATGA
- the LOC126587745 gene encoding SH3 domain-containing protein 3-like yields the protein MDAIRKQASKLREQVAKQQQAVIKQFGGTGYESSDVMVIDEVEMQRHQQLEKLYRSTRAGKDFQKEVVKAAEAFTAIGYKHIEAGTKLSEDCSRYGAENPSDKILAKGASIYGDARKHVEKEQEDLNKLLSSQILDPLRAMIAGAPLEDARHLAQRYSRMRQEAETQAVEVSRRQARVRELPNPDNVAKLQAAEAKMKELKANMAVLGIEASAALAAVEAQQQRLTFQRLVALVEGEKNYHLRVAAILGEVEAELVSEKQRKESAPPVIPQENGSEKTMYFLAEATHSFSAASEKELSLSVGDYVVVRKVSPSGWSEGECKGKGGWFPTAYVEKRQRIPSSDLGGEDY from the exons atggatGCTATAAGAAAGCAAGCAAGTAAGCTCCGAGAGCAGGTCGCCAAGCAGCAGCAG GCTGTGATAAAGCAGTTCGGTGGGACTGGTTATGAAAGCTCAGATGTGATGGTAATAGATGAGGTTGAGATGCAGAGGCATCAGCAGCTAGAGAAACTGTACAGGTCCACTCGCGCAGGAAAG GATTTTCAGAAAGAAGTTGTTAAAGCAGCAGAAGCGTTCACAGCCATAGGTTATAAGCATATTGAAGCAG GAACCAAGTTGTCCGAGGATTGTAGCAGATATGGTGCAGAAAACCCCAGTGACAAGATTTTAGCTAAGGGTGCATCTATATATGGTGATGCTCGTAAGCATGTAGAAAAGGAACAAGAAGATTTGAATAAGCTGTTATCTTCGCAG ATTTTAGATCCGTTAAGAGCAATGATAGCTGGTGCACCTTTGGAAGATGCTCGTCATCTTGCTCAACGTTATAGTCGAATGAGACAGGAAGCAGAGACACAG GCGGTAGAAGTGTCCAGAAGACAAGCACGAGTAAGAGAACTTCCAAATCCTGATAATGTTGCAAAGCTGCAGGCAGCGGAAGCAAAGATGAAAGAATTGAAAGCAAACATGGCAGTTCTGGGTATAGAAGCTTCAGCTGCATTGGCTGCTGTGGAAGCACAGCAGCAAAGACTAACTTTCCAGAGGCTTGTTGCACTG GTTGAAGGAGAAAAGAATTATCATCTGAGAGTGGCTGCCATACTTGGTGAGGTTGAAGCGGAG TTGGTCTCAGAGAAACAACGGAAAGAGTCTGCTCCTCCTGTGATTCCACAAGAGAACGGCTCAGAGAAAACAATGTACTTCTTGGCTGAA GCAACACATTCTTTCAGTGCTGCATCGGAGAAGGAACTAAGCTTGTCAGTTGGTGACTATGTTGTTGTGCGAAAG GTGAGTCCATCAGGATGGTCGGAAGGAGAGTGCAAGGGAAAAGGAGGATGGTTTCCGACAGCCTACGTGGAGAAACGCCAGCGGATTCCATCCAGCGATCTCGGGGGTGAAGATTACTGA
- the LOC126587104 gene encoding uncharacterized protein LOC126587104, protein MPSGAKKRKAAKKKKEQQTHNGTSNPPPPSQGNNDVNSQDKGVPGDAEAVQRVEIERELRDNSTGKNVIIEDAKSAKGSSNGDDRSSSSSSSDEESRAVDRRRKEDIHTSVSEEKPHNDLVKSVDSTSAGKTTEDAPAGKTTSSATTEIAPSFDSVTHEVSVHLSKRTPVEIAPISNDVVKAGLDNGAEKTLPTGDPVSKKIEDKASPFLDDTAKASSSVVESASKENESKVLPSLGTSLAQVSNDAEPIKDPDVPEYSEKQPLLAPAPPVAQKTCWLSCCGILDAITGSNR, encoded by the exons ATGCCATCAGGTGCCAAGAAGCGAAAAGCTgccaagaaaaagaaggagCAGCAAACCCACAACGGCACATccaatcctcctcctccttctcaag GAAATAATGATGTGAACTCCCAAGATAAGGGAGTGCCTGGCGATGCCGAGGCAGTTCAGAGAGTTGAAATTGAGAGGGAATTGAGAGACAATTCAACAGGCAAAAATGTGATTATTGAGGATGCTAAGTCTGCAAAGGGATCATCTAACGGGGACGATAGAAGCTCTAGCAGTAGTAGTTCAGATGAAGAATCTCGAGCTGTTGATAGAAGGCGAAAGGAGGATATCCATACTTCAGTTTCGGAGGAAAAACCTCATAATGATTTGGTTAAGTCAGTCGATTCTACATCAGCTGGGAAGACTACTGAAGATGCACCAGCTGGGAAGACTACAAGTTCAGCTACTACAGAGATTGCCCCTTCTTTTGATTCTGTTACGCATGAGGTTTCTGTGCACCTCTCAAAAAGGACGCCAGTTGAAATTGCACCGATCTCCAATGATGTAGTAAAAGCAGGGTTGGATAATGGTGCAGAGAAAACGTTGCCTACTGGGGATCCTGTATCAAAGAAAATTGAGGATAAAGCATCGCCATTTCTGGACGATACTGCCAAGGCATCTTCAAGTGTGGTGGAATCTGCGTCTAAAGAAAATGAGAGCAAAGTATTGCCATCATTAGGTACTTCTCTGGCCCAAGTTAGTAATGATGCTGAACCCATCAAAGATCCTGATGTTCCAGAATATTCTGAAAAGCAG CCTCTGTTAGCTCCGGCTCCACCCGTGGCGCAAAAAACATGTTGGCTTAGCTGCTGTGGAATTCTGGATGCTATAACAGGCTCCAATAGATAA